One genomic region from Chlamydia poikilotherma encodes:
- the pgl gene encoding 6-phosphogluconolactonase, translating into MATLVNFNDTNKLLLIKKPELFIDLASKDWIASANKSIKQRGAFYVALSGGRTPLEIFKEIVKNKEKISDPTKIFLFWGDERSVPHTSYESNYGEAMSILRDLYIPEEQIFRMETEDPDGARKYQDLIESIIPEASFDMIMLGLGEDGHTLSLFPNTQALKEHERLVVFNKVPQLETERMTLTLPVVDKAKHIVVYVQGENKKTIVSSIFFPKDKQSQPYPIELIGQAKTPLFWILSVDAYDSKDFDSISSLYKLDVI; encoded by the coding sequence ATGGCAACATTAGTTAACTTTAACGATACAAATAAACTCCTCCTCATAAAGAAACCAGAATTATTCATTGATCTGGCAAGTAAAGATTGGATAGCGAGTGCTAATAAATCAATCAAACAACGAGGAGCTTTTTACGTTGCTCTTTCTGGAGGAAGGACTCCCCTAGAAATTTTTAAAGAGATTGTAAAAAATAAAGAAAAAATTTCTGATCCCACAAAGATCTTTCTATTTTGGGGAGATGAAAGAAGTGTTCCTCATACATCTTACGAAAGTAATTACGGAGAGGCTATGAGCATTCTTCGGGATTTGTATATTCCAGAGGAACAGATTTTTCGTATGGAAACTGAAGATCCTGATGGAGCTAGAAAATACCAGGATCTCATAGAGTCTATAATTCCTGAAGCAAGTTTTGATATGATTATGCTTGGGCTTGGTGAAGATGGACACACCCTTTCATTATTTCCAAATACACAAGCTTTAAAAGAACACGAGCGTCTAGTCGTGTTTAATAAAGTTCCTCAATTAGAAACTGAAAGAATGACCCTTACTTTACCTGTTGTCGACAAAGCGAAACATATAGTCGTTTATGTTCAAGGAGAGAATAAAAAAACTATTGTTAGTAGTATATTTTTCCCTAAAGATAAGCAGTCACAGCCTTATCCTATAGAGCTCATTGGACAAGCGAAAACTCCCTTATTTTGGATTCTTTCTGTAGATGCTTATGATTCGAAAGATTTCGACTCGATTTCCTCGCTTTATAAATTAGATGTTATCTAA
- the garD gene encoding inclusion membrane protein GarD: MANPIDNLNPNRMVLNFLDSITTKNSIYEITKYEYGPLAKLIDSQSVENLDVNNLAIINNVFTLETSPQFQREIHPAVQLGSEYSIDSSSQGSFCFDLSENSNLFLTLIHELCSVINVIYQNTIGSVIRNTINICSLVQKSFLFYRSEKRIIKFLNESNNISSFKRGGYLASAAALNHARKSALSLLAWKIFSLATAILSVLAIIAFVLGCIFAFNSGGIFSDVFFMSPAAWTLGGGGLAFLLLGMLSIPYAHCSHNRRKSAIDSIHRSLLCLHISEQIRVSAQDSNNLASIVARNCLSPHSDLLDPQVFPLFTPSEESMRGRNIEHPEHVQRTRIEEIPTSVPTSTSHRGSLMPSPPIPPPYAELPPTYEEVVKEDRIRNQSNRN; the protein is encoded by the coding sequence ATGGCAAATCCTATAGATAATCTTAATCCTAACAGGATGGTTTTAAATTTCTTAGATTCCATTACAACGAAGAACTCTATTTATGAAATCACAAAATATGAATACGGCCCCCTAGCTAAACTAATAGATTCTCAGTCTGTTGAGAATCTTGATGTCAATAATCTAGCGATCATAAATAATGTTTTCACTTTAGAAACATCTCCTCAATTTCAAAGAGAAATTCACCCTGCTGTACAGCTTGGGTCAGAATATTCGATAGACTCTTCTTCACAAGGAAGCTTTTGTTTTGACTTATCAGAAAATTCTAATCTTTTTCTCACGCTTATTCATGAACTCTGTTCTGTGATTAATGTTATCTATCAAAATACTATCGGTAGCGTAATAAGAAACACGATTAATATTTGCTCACTGGTGCAAAAGAGTTTCCTTTTCTATCGTAGTGAGAAGAGAATTATAAAATTCCTTAATGAAAGTAATAACATATCTTCGTTTAAACGAGGTGGGTATCTAGCTTCAGCAGCAGCTTTAAATCACGCTAGAAAATCTGCATTATCTTTACTTGCTTGGAAAATATTTTCTCTAGCTACAGCAATACTTTCAGTATTAGCCATTATAGCATTTGTTTTAGGATGTATATTTGCATTTAATTCTGGTGGCATTTTTTCGGATGTATTTTTTATGTCTCCGGCAGCATGGACACTGGGTGGAGGAGGGCTCGCCTTTCTTCTTTTAGGGATGCTTTCCATCCCATACGCTCACTGTAGCCATAACCGCCGAAAATCTGCAATTGATTCTATTCACCGTTCTCTCTTGTGTCTGCATATTAGCGAACAAATTCGTGTATCTGCTCAAGATTCTAATAATCTGGCTTCTATAGTAGCTAGAAATTGTTTGAGTCCCCACAGCGATCTTTTAGATCCTCAAGTCTTTCCTCTTTTCACTCCTTCTGAAGAATCGATGAGAGGGCGTAATATAGAGCACCCAGAACATGTACAGAGAACTAGAATAGAGGAGATCCCTACCTCTGTCCCAACTTCAACTTCTCATAGAGGAAGTTTGATGCCGTCGCCTCCTATTCCTCCTCCTTATGCAGAACTTCCGCCAACCTATGAAGAGGTTGTGAAAGAAGATAGAATAAGAAATCAAAGTAATAGAAATTAA
- a CDS encoding ATP-binding cassette domain-containing protein, producing the protein MTVKVRNLAYSINDKHILSKVSFSLEEGHITLFVGKSGSGKTTILRALVGLVEPSSGDVSIEGETPALVFQQPELFPHMTVLDNCMHPQMIVKHRSKEEAKDKAFDLLKLLDIEDIATSYPPHLSGGQKQRVAIVRSLCMDKRTLLFDEPTSALDPFSTSAFRRLLESLRDQNLTLGVSTHDMHFVQGCLDRVYLVDHGEIVSTYDKRYGALESDHPLNLYLNSAR; encoded by the coding sequence ATGACTGTTAAGGTAAGAAATCTTGCTTATTCGATAAATGATAAACATATTTTATCAAAAGTATCATTCTCTCTAGAGGAAGGGCATATTACACTCTTTGTTGGCAAGAGCGGTTCTGGGAAAACAACCATATTACGTGCTCTTGTAGGATTGGTGGAGCCTTCAAGTGGAGATGTCTCTATAGAAGGAGAGACTCCAGCACTAGTTTTCCAACAACCCGAGCTTTTCCCACATATGACAGTTTTAGATAACTGTATGCATCCTCAAATGATCGTAAAGCATAGAAGTAAAGAAGAGGCTAAAGACAAGGCTTTTGATCTTTTAAAACTTTTAGACATTGAAGACATTGCCACAAGCTATCCTCCTCATCTTTCTGGAGGACAAAAACAACGTGTCGCTATAGTCCGCTCTCTATGTATGGATAAACGTACATTACTTTTTGACGAGCCTACATCCGCATTAGATCCTTTTTCAACTTCTGCCTTTAGACGCCTTCTTGAATCCTTAAGAGATCAAAACCTTACATTAGGTGTCTCTACTCACGACATGCACTTTGTTCAGGGATGTTTAGATCGTGTTTATCTTGTGGATCATGGGGAAATTGTTAGCACGTACGATAAACGTTATGGAGCTTTAGAGAGTGATCATCCTCTCAATCTCTATTTAAATTCTGCACGATAA
- the zwf gene encoding glucose-6-phosphate dehydrogenase, whose product MEMTSNENKDGGRTLPPCPPCVMVIFGATGDLTARKLFPALYHLIKEGRLSENFVCVGFARRKKSHEQFREEMKQAIQNFSRAQELDIRIWEEFESRIFYHESNFSSSEGYASLKERLEDIDKKYGTQGNRLFYLSTPPDYFPEIIENINKHNLFYHDQGEGKPWSRVIIEKPFGVDLQSAEELQKYIDDNLDEDSVYRIDHYLGKETVQNILTIRFANTLFESCWNSQYIDHVQISVSESIGIGTRGNFFEKSGMLRDMVQNHMMQLLCLLTMEPPSIFNSEEIKKEKINILKKVHPFSKEDVVRGQYGPGEVQGVSVLGYHEEENVAPDSMVETYVALKMFIDNPRWLGVPFYLRAGKRLSKRSTDISIIFKKSYSTLFESESCPVCPVENDLLIIRIQPDEGVALKFNCKVPGMNNIVRPVKMDFRYDTYFKTTAPEAYERLLCDCILGDRILFTCSDEVMDSWKLFTPILKRWEQDSSDVYFPNYVAGSSGPKEAEKLLQADGRSWRPL is encoded by the coding sequence ATGGAAATGACAAGTAATGAAAATAAAGATGGTGGGAGAACTTTGCCCCCATGTCCCCCCTGTGTCATGGTGATCTTTGGTGCTACCGGAGATCTTACAGCACGAAAGTTATTTCCAGCATTGTATCATCTGATTAAAGAGGGAAGGCTGTCTGAAAATTTTGTTTGTGTAGGCTTTGCTAGGAGAAAGAAAAGCCATGAACAATTTCGCGAAGAAATGAAGCAAGCAATACAAAATTTTTCACGTGCTCAAGAGCTTGATATTCGTATTTGGGAAGAATTTGAATCCCGTATATTTTATCACGAATCAAACTTCTCTTCTTCGGAAGGCTATGCTTCATTGAAAGAGAGACTTGAAGATATCGATAAGAAATACGGGACACAAGGGAACCGTCTATTTTATCTATCAACACCCCCAGATTACTTCCCCGAAATTATTGAAAACATTAACAAACACAACCTTTTCTATCATGATCAAGGAGAAGGTAAACCTTGGTCGCGTGTAATTATAGAAAAACCTTTCGGTGTCGACCTACAAAGCGCTGAAGAACTGCAAAAGTATATAGACGATAATCTAGATGAGGATTCTGTCTATCGCATAGACCATTATCTAGGGAAAGAAACTGTACAAAATATCCTTACGATACGTTTTGCTAATACTCTATTTGAATCTTGTTGGAACTCCCAATACATTGATCATGTGCAAATTAGTGTTAGCGAATCTATAGGCATAGGTACCCGAGGTAACTTCTTTGAAAAATCGGGAATGCTTCGTGATATGGTGCAAAACCATATGATGCAGTTACTTTGCCTATTAACCATGGAACCCCCTTCAATATTCAATTCCGAAGAAATCAAAAAAGAGAAAATCAATATTCTTAAAAAAGTACATCCATTCTCTAAAGAAGATGTTGTCCGTGGTCAATATGGTCCTGGAGAAGTGCAAGGTGTATCTGTTCTTGGCTATCATGAAGAAGAAAATGTGGCCCCAGATTCTATGGTGGAGACCTATGTAGCATTAAAGATGTTTATCGACAACCCGCGTTGGTTGGGAGTTCCTTTTTATCTTCGAGCAGGAAAACGTCTTTCCAAACGTTCTACAGATATTTCTATCATTTTCAAAAAATCCTACTCCACTTTATTTGAATCTGAATCTTGTCCCGTATGTCCTGTAGAAAACGATCTTTTAATTATCCGTATACAACCAGATGAAGGCGTTGCACTAAAATTTAACTGTAAAGTTCCTGGAATGAATAATATTGTACGTCCTGTGAAAATGGATTTTCGCTATGATACTTATTTTAAAACAACGGCGCCAGAAGCTTATGAAAGATTGCTTTGCGATTGTATTCTAGGTGATAGGATTTTATTTACCTGTAGCGATGAGGTTATGGATTCTTGGAAACTATTTACACCGATTCTAAAGCGCTGGGAGCAAGATTCCTCTGATGTGTATTTCCCTAATTATGTTGCTGGGTCTTCAGGCCCTAAGGAAGCAGAGAAACTACTACAAGCAGACGGAAGAAGTTGGCGCCCCCTGTAA
- a CDS encoding YihY/virulence factor BrkB family protein yields the protein MFRKLSIFSKKKKNPKSGFRNNRIIKSFLLAPQVLVRNEVSKEACVLSYYGLFSCIPILVFFLRLSQHLFVNLDWKEWLLIKFPDYKGPILAIVEAAYRSTTGNIGLVLVGSFFVFCWAGILMLLSLEDGLNKIFRTGWTPISVQRLIAYLIITLVSPMIFIIVCGSWIYITQIMPVEYAKLFSLSHSITVLYVFSRLTPYLFIYLVLFCCYAFLPRVAVQKTAALIAALTAGTLWIIFQKVFFCLQFYLFNYSFTYGALVALPSFLLLLYLYAMIYLFGGSFTFLIQNQGCSFILPTEKYLPNCYIKLVICTYILSMISRDFDKALTPPTAKIIAKHSKIPIGEISQCLDVLENEGLILSHKKAFKPTHNISGLTIKDVVEQLLHLKTFNQIHPDTALSLIQSSLKDMFDQATKSPYNLTLSDIAGKIK from the coding sequence ATGTTTCGAAAGCTCTCGATATTTTCTAAAAAAAAAAAGAATCCGAAATCGGGATTTCGAAATAACAGAATCATCAAATCATTCTTACTTGCTCCTCAAGTTTTAGTGAGAAATGAGGTTTCTAAAGAAGCTTGTGTATTAAGTTATTATGGTTTGTTTAGCTGCATTCCGATACTCGTCTTTTTCTTAAGGTTATCCCAACATCTTTTTGTCAATCTTGATTGGAAAGAATGGCTTCTTATTAAATTTCCTGATTATAAAGGACCGATTCTAGCAATCGTAGAAGCTGCATATCGCTCTACAACAGGCAATATCGGTTTAGTTTTAGTGGGAAGCTTCTTTGTCTTTTGTTGGGCAGGTATTCTTATGCTTTTGTCTTTAGAAGATGGTTTGAATAAGATTTTTAGAACCGGTTGGACCCCGATATCTGTGCAGAGATTGATCGCGTATTTAATCATTACGCTTGTTAGCCCAATGATTTTTATTATTGTTTGCGGGTCATGGATTTATATTACCCAAATCATGCCTGTAGAATATGCAAAACTCTTTTCTCTAAGTCATTCTATTACTGTTTTATATGTTTTTTCACGGCTAACTCCCTATTTGTTCATTTATTTAGTGTTGTTTTGCTGTTATGCCTTTTTACCTAGGGTCGCTGTGCAAAAGACGGCAGCATTAATCGCTGCTTTAACAGCGGGAACTCTATGGATAATCTTTCAGAAGGTTTTTTTCTGCTTACAATTTTACCTATTTAACTACAGTTTCACGTATGGAGCTTTGGTCGCCTTACCTTCGTTTCTACTCCTTCTTTATCTTTATGCAATGATTTATCTTTTCGGAGGATCGTTTACTTTTCTTATTCAAAATCAAGGATGTAGTTTCATTCTTCCTACAGAAAAGTACTTACCAAATTGCTATATAAAACTTGTCATATGTACCTATATTCTTTCTATGATATCGAGAGATTTTGATAAGGCCTTGACGCCTCCTACAGCAAAGATTATAGCAAAGCATTCTAAGATTCCTATTGGAGAGATCTCTCAATGTTTGGATGTCTTAGAAAATGAGGGTTTAATTCTTTCCCATAAGAAAGCGTTTAAGCCGACGCACAATATTTCAGGACTAACTATTAAAGATGTAGTCGAGCAACTCCTTCACCTGAAAACCTTCAATCAGATCCATCCAGACACAGCATTAAGTTTAATACAAAGTAGTCTGAAAGATATGTTTGATCAAGCAACGAAAAGTCCTTACAACCTAACTCTATCAGATATCGCTGGAAAGATAAAATGA
- the tsaD gene encoding tRNA (adenosine(37)-N6)-threonylcarbamoyltransferase complex transferase subunit TsaD, with the protein MLTLGLESSCDETACALVDTNAQIIANVISSQEDHASYGGVVPELASRAHLKVLPSVVESALKESGVSLEDIDLIAVTNTPGLIGSLAIGVNFAKGLAIGCQKPVVGVNHVEAHLYAAHMEAENVEFPALGLVVSGAHTAMFLMKDPLTYKLIGKTRDDAIGETFDKVARFLGLPYPGGSLIEKIAFLGCEESFPFSPSKVPGYDLSFSGLKTAVLYAIKGNNSNNRTPLPELSESEKNNIAASFQKAAFMTIAQKLPNIVKKFSCRSILVGGGVANNRYFQNLLKGTLNLPLYFPSSKLCTDNAAMIAGLGRELFLSEKTTLGITPCARYRWESVSASLSLLP; encoded by the coding sequence ATGCTTACCCTTGGGTTGGAAAGCTCTTGTGATGAGACAGCGTGTGCTTTAGTAGACACTAACGCACAAATCATAGCTAATGTAATCTCTTCACAAGAAGATCACGCATCTTATGGAGGAGTTGTTCCGGAATTAGCCTCTCGAGCTCATTTAAAGGTACTCCCTTCTGTTGTGGAATCTGCTTTAAAAGAGTCAGGAGTTTCTTTAGAGGATATTGATCTTATTGCAGTAACAAATACACCAGGACTAATAGGTTCCTTAGCTATAGGCGTGAACTTTGCAAAAGGTTTAGCTATAGGATGCCAAAAACCGGTTGTCGGTGTTAATCATGTCGAAGCGCATCTTTACGCAGCCCATATGGAAGCAGAAAATGTGGAATTCCCTGCTTTAGGATTAGTGGTTTCTGGAGCCCATACAGCTATGTTTTTAATGAAAGATCCTTTAACTTACAAGTTAATAGGGAAAACTCGAGATGACGCTATAGGAGAGACTTTTGATAAGGTGGCACGATTCCTTGGACTTCCTTATCCCGGAGGCTCTTTAATAGAAAAAATTGCATTTCTTGGATGTGAGGAATCCTTCCCTTTTTCTCCTTCTAAAGTTCCTGGATATGATTTATCTTTTAGCGGATTAAAAACCGCCGTTCTTTATGCAATTAAGGGCAATAATAGTAATAATCGGACACCTCTTCCAGAGCTTTCTGAAAGCGAAAAAAATAATATTGCAGCGTCTTTTCAAAAAGCTGCTTTCATGACCATTGCACAAAAACTTCCTAATATTGTAAAAAAATTTTCGTGCAGATCGATACTTGTCGGAGGGGGAGTAGCAAACAATAGGTATTTCCAAAACTTATTGAAAGGCACTCTAAATTTGCCTTTATACTTTCCTTCTTCTAAGTTATGTACCGATAATGCTGCCATGATAGCAGGATTAGGACGAGAACTGTTTCTGTCAGAAAAAACTACTTTAGGAATTACTCCATGCGCAAGATATCGTTGGGAATCTGTCTCAGCTTCCTTATCTCTTCTTCCTTAA
- the garD gene encoding inclusion membrane protein GarD, translating into MTATSLNSKLLASNEAARSALVNLTDQGSLDFIELSPNSPAKHFLLNRFKATSASINKLATTSSALQPTGTAPDEIELAFAMMSTSNAVCHCIEHILWMHALSNLCRGGGSGSNADSIIVVFVCSILVILILAIFGSSLGSAILSSMKIHSASKEIFRLERTNKDIIHSLVDFRINDETGARSKSAALISLEANKELISAYKNYKASKIAFLVCAIICSIALLALAAGAILGIFFSGPLAAAAITAAIIGCCAGGGGLLLIGLISFMIASVYMAKKQQAAVLHLNSATLHSMVADQILNNPDEYKRNTISQTVVQQTLVKYPQKLFNQTERAYLNMGHSSRSAEHTSPSPSAPAYSDHPPSYSDCLALPPSYEEATRSGSN; encoded by the coding sequence ATGACAGCTACTTCTTTAAATAGTAAGCTTTTAGCATCTAACGAGGCTGCCCGAAGTGCGCTTGTAAACCTTACGGATCAAGGGTCTCTTGATTTTATAGAATTATCTCCGAATTCTCCGGCAAAACATTTTTTGCTCAACCGCTTTAAAGCGACCTCTGCATCAATAAATAAATTGGCTACAACGAGCTCTGCTTTGCAGCCTACAGGCACGGCTCCTGATGAAATAGAGCTAGCATTTGCCATGATGTCCACTTCAAATGCAGTGTGTCACTGTATTGAGCACATTCTTTGGATGCATGCTCTATCTAATTTATGTCGTGGTGGGGGATCAGGGAGCAATGCGGATTCTATCATTGTTGTTTTTGTTTGTAGTATTCTTGTTATTTTAATTTTAGCGATTTTTGGTTCTTCCTTAGGGTCAGCTATTTTAAGCTCTATGAAAATCCATAGTGCTTCTAAAGAGATCTTTAGATTAGAACGTACTAACAAAGATATTATCCACAGTTTAGTAGACTTCCGTATTAATGATGAGACTGGGGCCAGATCGAAATCTGCTGCTCTAATTAGTTTAGAAGCAAATAAAGAGTTAATTTCTGCCTACAAAAATTACAAAGCCTCTAAAATTGCCTTCTTGGTTTGTGCTATTATTTGCTCTATTGCTCTATTAGCATTAGCTGCGGGAGCTATATTAGGTATTTTCTTCTCGGGACCTCTAGCTGCTGCCGCTATTACTGCTGCTATTATTGGTTGTTGTGCTGGGGGAGGAGGCTTATTACTTATCGGATTGATAAGCTTTATGATTGCTTCCGTATACATGGCTAAAAAACAACAAGCCGCTGTTTTACATTTAAATAGCGCCACTCTCCATTCTATGGTTGCGGATCAAATCCTGAATAATCCTGATGAATACAAGAGAAACACGATCAGTCAGACGGTTGTGCAGCAGACTCTAGTAAAATATCCTCAAAAGCTATTTAATCAAACGGAACGCGCATATCTAAATATGGGACATTCCTCGCGCAGCGCGGAACACACATCTCCGTCCCCAAGCGCTCCTGCTTACTCGGATCATCCTCCTTCCTATTCTGATTGTTTAGCACTTCCACCGAGTTATGAAGAAGCAACAAGATCGGGATCGAATTAA
- a CDS encoding peptide ABC transporter substrate-binding protein, giving the protein MRKISLGICLSFLISSSLTLHGCKNFRKSQDHLSINMKDDPRSLDPREVRLLSDINLIKHIYEGLVQENTHTGNLEPALAESYSLSDDGKTYIFHLRQAYWSNGDPLTAEDFIASWKQVVNQEVSGVYNFAFDSIKNIKKIQQGILSKEDVGFHAKDDKTLIIELESPTSHFLKLLALPIFFPVHKAQRQSQLVLPIASSAFYPKKIKQKQWLRLEKNPYYYNQEQVKTQTITVHFIPDANTAALLFNQGKLHWQGPPWGERIPTETLSRLQSKGSLHSFDVAGTSWLTFNVNKFPLNHTKLRKALSLALDKESLVSTIFLDRAKPAQHLLPNSLHTYPSLELPSKEQRRYLAKKLFRESLEELNISAKDLESHSLVFPAGSSASALLVQMIREQWKDILGFSIPIAGKEFALLQTELASGHFSLATGGWFADFSDPMAFLTIFAHPSGVPPYVLNHKDFMTLLTTIQEERDLKKRNELISQASLYLETFHIIEPIYHDAFHFALNKKLSNFNFSPTGVVDFRYVKAP; this is encoded by the coding sequence ATGCGCAAGATATCGTTGGGAATCTGTCTCAGCTTCCTTATCTCTTCTTCCTTAACGCTTCATGGATGTAAAAATTTTCGCAAATCACAAGATCATCTCTCTATAAATATGAAAGACGATCCGAGATCTTTAGATCCTCGCGAAGTCCGTTTGCTTTCTGATATTAATTTAATTAAGCATATTTATGAGGGATTAGTTCAGGAAAATACTCATACCGGAAATTTAGAACCTGCACTCGCAGAAAGCTATTCTCTATCCGATGACGGAAAGACATATATCTTTCATCTAAGGCAAGCATATTGGAGTAATGGTGATCCCCTAACTGCTGAAGATTTTATTGCTTCTTGGAAACAAGTTGTAAATCAAGAAGTTTCAGGAGTCTATAACTTTGCTTTCGATTCTATTAAAAATATTAAGAAAATCCAGCAGGGAATACTCTCTAAAGAGGACGTAGGTTTTCATGCTAAAGATGATAAAACATTAATTATCGAATTAGAATCCCCAACCTCACATTTTTTAAAGCTTTTAGCTTTGCCTATTTTTTTCCCTGTTCATAAAGCTCAACGACAGTCACAATTGGTTTTACCTATTGCTAGTAGCGCCTTTTATCCTAAAAAAATTAAACAAAAGCAGTGGTTGCGTTTAGAGAAAAACCCTTACTACTACAATCAAGAACAAGTTAAAACTCAAACAATCACTGTCCATTTTATCCCTGATGCAAATACTGCTGCTTTATTATTTAATCAGGGTAAGCTGCATTGGCAAGGTCCTCCTTGGGGAGAGCGTATCCCGACAGAAACTCTATCACGTCTACAATCTAAAGGAAGTCTCCATTCATTCGATGTTGCAGGAACTTCTTGGTTAACTTTTAATGTGAATAAATTTCCTCTTAACCATACTAAGCTAAGAAAAGCTCTTTCTTTAGCTTTAGATAAAGAATCGTTGGTTTCTACAATATTTTTGGATAGAGCGAAGCCTGCCCAGCATCTACTGCCAAATAGTTTACACACCTACCCAAGTTTAGAACTTCCTTCTAAAGAACAACGCAGATATCTAGCTAAAAAACTCTTCCGAGAGTCTTTAGAAGAGCTAAATATCTCAGCGAAAGATTTAGAGAGTCATTCCCTAGTCTTCCCCGCAGGTTCTTCTGCAAGTGCTTTACTTGTTCAGATGATTCGTGAGCAATGGAAAGATATCTTGGGATTTTCTATTCCTATAGCAGGAAAAGAATTTGCTCTCTTACAAACGGAATTAGCCTCAGGACATTTCTCATTAGCTACAGGAGGATGGTTCGCGGATTTCTCTGATCCTATGGCATTTCTAACAATTTTTGCTCATCCCTCGGGAGTGCCCCCCTATGTATTGAACCATAAAGATTTCATGACACTCTTAACAACTATTCAAGAAGAAAGGGATCTAAAAAAGCGTAACGAACTAATTTCACAAGCATCTCTATATTTAGAAACTTTCCATATTATCGAGCCGATTTATCATGATGCTTTTCATTTCGCATTAAATAAAAAGCTGTCGAATTTTAATTTTTCTCCTACAGGAGTCGTGGATTTTCGCTACGTTAAAGCACCGTAA
- the argR gene encoding arginine repressor, with protein MKKNVAVDEALKEILNKEGASTQEEICEKLSSLGIAMTQSSVSRWLRKVHAIKIPGEKGARYSLPPSIDESNIKHLVVSIRHNSSLIVIRTAPGSASWIAGLIDNKFSENILGTLAGDDTIFITLISESMISLIVKDIENFLLVFSD; from the coding sequence ATGAAAAAAAATGTAGCAGTTGACGAAGCTTTAAAAGAAATTTTAAATAAAGAAGGAGCTTCAACTCAGGAAGAAATTTGCGAAAAACTCTCTTCTCTAGGGATTGCAATGACACAATCTTCCGTATCTCGTTGGTTAAGAAAGGTCCACGCAATAAAAATTCCTGGGGAAAAGGGCGCACGCTACTCTCTTCCTCCTTCAATAGACGAGTCTAACATTAAACATTTGGTTGTTTCTATTCGTCATAATTCTTCTCTAATCGTTATCCGGACAGCTCCGGGATCTGCTTCATGGATAGCAGGCTTAATTGACAACAAGTTTTCAGAAAACATCTTAGGAACTTTAGCTGGAGATGATACGATTTTTATTACACTCATCTCAGAGTCAATGATTTCCTTGATAGTCAAAGACATAGAAAACTTCTTGCTAGTTTTTTCGGATTAA
- a CDS encoding amino acid ABC transporter permease: MEHVAATVKVLLRGCGYTLFVSGISILCGSLLGLIIGTITSRYFPCRITRCLGNLYVTVIRGTPLFIQILIFYFGLPSIIRLDPTPLMAGLIALSINSSAYLAENIRGGINALSVGQWESAKVLGYKKSQIFVYIIYPQVFKNILPSLTNEFVALIKESSILMVVGVPELTKVSKDIVSRELNPMEMYSICAGLYLLMTSLFSYIARLLERRSGYDC, from the coding sequence ATGGAACATGTGGCTGCTACAGTAAAGGTGCTATTACGTGGTTGTGGATATACGTTATTTGTTAGCGGAATTTCCATACTCTGTGGCTCCTTATTAGGTTTAATTATCGGAACAATCACATCGCGTTATTTTCCATGTCGCATTACACGATGCTTAGGGAATCTCTATGTTACGGTAATTCGAGGCACGCCACTATTCATTCAAATTCTTATATTTTATTTTGGTCTTCCTTCTATTATTAGGCTGGATCCTACACCACTAATGGCGGGACTAATTGCTTTAAGTATCAATTCCTCTGCTTATCTCGCAGAAAATATCCGTGGGGGAATCAATGCTCTATCTGTAGGCCAATGGGAATCCGCTAAAGTTTTAGGCTATAAAAAGTCGCAGATTTTCGTGTATATTATCTATCCACAAGTTTTTAAAAATATCCTGCCCTCATTAACAAATGAGTTTGTTGCCTTGATTAAAGAAAGTAGTATTTTGATGGTTGTGGGCGTTCCAGAACTTACTAAAGTAAGTAAGGATATCGTTTCTAGAGAGCTAAATCCAATGGAAATGTATAGCATCTGCGCTGGTTTGTATTTGCTTATGACATCTTTGTTTTCTTATATCGCTAGATTGTTAGAAAGAAGGAGTGGTTATGACTGTTAA